Proteins encoded within one genomic window of Citricoccus muralis:
- a CDS encoding restriction endonuclease subunit S: MNKLPFWLGEIPARWSLVKAKRVMSVVKEIPGAGLAADYDRLSLTMSGVLPRAKDDRDGLQPADFNSYQLLRPGQLVFKLIDLMNVATSRVGLSDDTGLVSPAYIVTSLGPGVDARFMHYYFHDLYSRRIFNFLGSAGVRSSLGPKDLMALPILLPPLDEQRAIADYLDQETAQIDALVAKQEEFIGLLRERRSAVRDSALTGGLNGIGVSKRTGNVWLPILPSGWRAVPTRRLLSFGPSNGVSPEAGRVGDMRSLSIGAVRDGRVKASEEVTKYVDRDSLRDVSQFLLHYGDVLIVRGNGNISMVGRAGMVGNEFTQEEYIYPDLLIRIRTTADMRPDFFVAALDTPTSRAQIELLARTTVGTFKISAADVRSIVLPCPPIDEQHAIIEHISQQTSRIDALITKAEEHIALAKERRAALITAAVTGQFDVRTARKAG, encoded by the coding sequence ATGAACAAACTCCCATTTTGGCTGGGGGAGATCCCCGCGCGCTGGTCGTTGGTAAAGGCAAAGCGCGTAATGTCCGTAGTCAAGGAAATTCCGGGCGCAGGGCTAGCGGCTGACTACGACCGGCTATCACTAACAATGAGCGGGGTGTTGCCGCGAGCTAAAGATGACCGAGATGGTCTACAGCCAGCGGATTTCAATTCATATCAGTTGCTGCGACCCGGCCAGCTTGTTTTCAAGCTCATTGATCTTATGAATGTGGCGACAAGCCGAGTCGGACTGTCGGACGATACTGGTCTCGTCAGTCCAGCCTACATCGTGACTAGTCTTGGGCCGGGCGTGGACGCGAGATTCATGCACTATTACTTCCATGATCTGTATTCGCGACGCATCTTCAATTTTTTGGGGAGCGCAGGGGTTCGATCTTCACTCGGCCCCAAAGACCTAATGGCGTTGCCGATCCTGCTCCCTCCCCTCGACGAGCAGCGCGCCATCGCCGACTACCTGGACCAGGAGACGGCCCAGATCGACGCGCTCGTGGCGAAGCAGGAGGAGTTCATCGGGCTGCTGCGGGAACGACGATCTGCAGTTCGAGACAGTGCGCTCACCGGCGGGCTCAATGGCATTGGGGTAAGCAAACGAACTGGAAACGTTTGGTTGCCGATTCTGCCGAGCGGTTGGCGAGCCGTTCCGACTCGCCGACTACTCTCTTTTGGTCCAAGCAACGGAGTCTCGCCAGAAGCCGGTCGGGTCGGCGACATGCGCTCTCTGTCAATCGGCGCTGTTCGTGACGGTCGAGTAAAGGCCAGTGAGGAGGTCACGAAGTATGTTGACCGGGATTCCCTAAGGGACGTCTCCCAGTTTCTCCTCCATTACGGCGATGTGCTCATAGTTCGCGGGAATGGCAACATTAGTATGGTCGGGCGAGCGGGGATGGTTGGTAACGAATTTACTCAGGAGGAGTACATCTACCCTGACCTCTTGATCCGAATCCGAACGACTGCCGACATGCGCCCAGATTTCTTCGTCGCGGCATTGGACACGCCTACGAGTCGAGCACAGATCGAGCTGTTGGCGCGGACGACAGTGGGAACCTTCAAGATCTCAGCTGCCGATGTCAGATCGATCGTTTTGCCTTGCCCGCCGATCGACGAGCAGCACGCGATTATCGAGCACATCAGTCAGCAGACCTCGCGCATCGACGCCCTCATCACAAAGGCTGAGGAACATATCGCCCTTGCGAAGGAACGTCGCGCAGCGCTGATCACGGCCGCGGTGACGGGGCAGTTCGACGTACGTACGGCACGAAAGGCTGGATGA
- a CDS encoding type I restriction-modification system subunit M, whose product MSIVSALSGFVWSVADTLRGPYSESEYGSVILPFTVLRRLECVMDPHREVMAEIVAQYEGEQQRRTHLKLKTRTAENPGLSFWTTSDYTLTKALQDPDNLAENLIDYVGGFSANLDVFKSFDFENIIGTLDNRDRLSQVTRHFEGIDLSPHAVSNADMGDLFENLIYRFAESANEGAGQFYTPRDVVRLLVDLLYADDADALRGRGTVRSIYDPTVGTGGMLSVADEHLRSFSPDASTALFGQEINKRTYAICKADLLITGQDPSNVRQGDTLVVDRFEDRKFDYVLSNPPFGTDWKAVESQVKAEHARGGQGRFAPGLPAVGDAAMLFLLHVASKMRDVDETGRGGKAGIVLNGSPLFNGGAGSGPSEIRGHMLENDLVEAIVALPNDMFYNTGIATYLWILSNAKPAERKDTVQLIDATKLGTKLRKSIGSKRMEIPDARRDAIVRAFTGTPREDDVEVPVKTFHKRDFAYWTVTVERPLQLRFQCTPEAISAVAEQKTLAKVDGLAEALEAFGDEVYLNREKFDKELGRHLGDHGVRLTPAQRKKLWQTIGVHDETADYCRIQSGKNKGELDPNPDLRDTENVPFGWGEHPKTHGAFQDTVQAYFDAEVKPHVADAWIDWEKTKTGYEIPFTRHFYEYVPPRSLDEIDAELERVVGEILGLLREVEG is encoded by the coding sequence ATGTCAATCGTGTCAGCACTTTCCGGCTTTGTGTGGAGTGTCGCCGACACTCTGCGCGGCCCGTACTCCGAGTCCGAGTACGGCTCAGTCATCCTTCCCTTCACGGTGCTTCGCCGCCTCGAATGCGTCATGGACCCGCATCGCGAAGTCATGGCCGAGATCGTGGCGCAGTACGAAGGGGAGCAGCAGCGGCGCACGCATTTGAAGCTGAAGACGCGGACAGCCGAAAATCCGGGCCTGTCATTCTGGACTACGAGCGACTACACGCTGACGAAGGCGCTCCAAGACCCCGACAATCTCGCTGAGAACCTGATCGACTACGTTGGCGGGTTCTCGGCGAACCTTGACGTGTTCAAGTCCTTCGACTTCGAGAACATCATCGGCACGCTCGACAACCGCGACCGACTTTCTCAGGTGACCCGACACTTCGAAGGCATCGACCTGTCGCCGCATGCGGTGTCGAACGCCGACATGGGCGACCTGTTCGAGAACCTCATCTACCGCTTCGCCGAGTCGGCCAACGAGGGAGCAGGCCAGTTCTATACGCCTCGAGACGTTGTTCGTCTCCTGGTCGATCTCCTCTATGCCGATGACGCGGATGCACTTCGTGGTCGAGGAACGGTCAGGTCGATCTACGACCCGACAGTCGGCACCGGAGGCATGCTCAGCGTTGCCGACGAGCACCTGCGCAGCTTCAGCCCCGACGCGTCGACGGCGCTGTTCGGGCAGGAAATCAACAAGCGCACCTACGCGATCTGCAAAGCCGACCTGCTGATCACCGGTCAGGACCCGTCCAACGTGCGACAGGGCGACACACTAGTCGTGGACCGGTTCGAGGATCGCAAGTTCGACTACGTCCTCTCAAATCCGCCCTTCGGGACCGACTGGAAGGCCGTCGAGTCGCAGGTGAAGGCCGAGCACGCCCGCGGAGGACAGGGGCGCTTCGCTCCGGGGCTTCCTGCAGTCGGCGACGCGGCAATGCTCTTCCTTCTGCACGTCGCCTCGAAGATGCGCGACGTCGACGAGACGGGGCGCGGCGGCAAGGCCGGCATCGTCTTAAACGGTTCGCCGCTCTTCAACGGCGGTGCAGGCTCGGGACCGTCGGAGATCCGCGGCCACATGCTCGAGAACGACCTCGTCGAGGCGATCGTGGCGCTGCCGAACGACATGTTCTACAACACCGGCATTGCGACCTATCTGTGGATTCTCTCCAACGCGAAGCCCGCCGAGCGCAAGGACACCGTCCAACTCATCGATGCGACCAAGCTCGGCACGAAGCTGCGCAAGTCGATCGGGTCGAAGAGGATGGAGATCCCCGACGCCCGCCGCGACGCCATTGTGCGGGCCTTCACCGGCACCCCGCGCGAGGACGACGTCGAGGTCCCGGTGAAGACGTTCCACAAGCGCGACTTCGCGTACTGGACGGTCACGGTCGAACGCCCGCTGCAGCTGCGCTTCCAGTGCACGCCCGAAGCGATCAGTGCCGTGGCGGAGCAGAAGACCCTGGCCAAGGTCGACGGGCTCGCCGAGGCGCTCGAAGCGTTCGGTGACGAGGTCTACCTGAACCGCGAGAAGTTCGACAAGGAGCTCGGCCGCCACCTCGGCGACCACGGCGTGCGGCTCACGCCGGCGCAGCGGAAGAAGCTGTGGCAGACGATCGGCGTCCACGACGAGACCGCCGACTACTGCCGCATCCAGTCGGGAAAGAACAAGGGTGAGCTCGACCCGAACCCTGACCTGCGCGACACCGAGAACGTCCCCTTCGGCTGGGGTGAACACCCCAAGACGCATGGCGCGTTCCAGGACACAGTGCAGGCCTACTTCGACGCCGAAGTGAAGCCCCACGTCGCCGATGCGTGGATCGACTGGGAGAAGACGAAGACCGGCTACGAGATTCCATTTACGCGCCATTTCTATGAGTATGTTCCGCCTCGGTCATTGGACGAGATTGACGCCGAGCTCGAACGTGTCGTCGGCGAGATCTTGGGATTGCTTCGGGAGGTTGAGGGGTGA
- a CDS encoding helix-turn-helix domain-containing protein: MSDLGEVLRAARGRLGIDQSELGRRVGVGQQAVSRWESGGSRPRRPLAEKLANALNLRLADILEAAGYSSTPSAETMAIPVRPMLRTLPFHELSAERFEDACAEVLGYLHPEGHASRFGGTGEKQDGIDLLVDGELSVKGQCKRHRQFGPKQVRDAIAAVDVPAAINYLFLSRTTASAAARKEIAKVPAWQLWDGEDLSRWVRSNLFVNSPESAIRFVETYFPNHRESFLGVPEPSSWQTPDQFFATFTGTSGFNHDWALVGRSSELASLRDEIGSGVVPVSVLVGRGGIGKTRLIREVAAALEADHWQVRILPAGAVPTAHDYELLPASGNFLIVIDDAHDRNDCANVVARICDRNDSAKVLIATRPYGRPELAAQFARISMRLSDLHTVELGDLTQSAAVELAQQALGPDNEILAERLASISRDCPLVTTVGGFLIRIRSLDPMLLEQDEDIRSEVLLKFKDILVRTSGVADPEARSEVLSCIAALQPFRIGNDGFRVALESLIGRPFDRLLPHLVALEESGALLRRGDSLRIVPDLLGDVILVDAAIDRGSGTDSGFLKRVYEATTGDALTNAFVNTARVDWQIDRRIVRLSARFWDALLAEISSYASVAAYSQLLSVLKRVAQYQPSRTIKAVNEILRHPVESDEPSVSDGWHWHTTWSDVLVAIPDVLKPTAYSLDHIRDACEILWKLAQSDRRATHQHPSHPLRVLQELAGYDVSKPVAFNRTMLDMAVSWSEGTPSISPLSPIKAIVETEGHSTTFRDHALHFHPFSLNQDVVRPIRQSAMDLAFRELCHPDTWRGIAAAKFIGSAIRYPQGAFGRQVSLDERHSWDDNFVATVDGVAQAMSSADLDPAVVVALMEALHWHADYGAGVVHDAAEAALLLLPTSLSFEVALMVHDGWGHLLRERDMTFGEHQQVTAEMLTRISRRVLDECNDGQAVDLVLERLAVERSDPDRDSTGANRLISEMAQQRPSILPEIATRAVASDDPSLISLIPTMIDMSGRLQPERLIHSYRRLAEADHVAVRVSAACGLATRTRHDHPLAPDELEILHRLARHDDPSVRLAVVHAAASLASSDLASASSLLCNVPFADSSVVSHRVLSYLTWESGELTWSALTPEVKESILVEVSRMVSFDGHEIEEFLRHRSAEDPRRILRMLQGRIELAEREDAPLGYQPVPILWNDSLDLRRDPAFLEYLTEVLSWIGSGEAWQRRHMGKELFAAAAGSFDDTVLSLLLKLVQTGTSEDCATIAEVLSAAAPSMVFDQIDMVSELLDAAARLGSQSLQRMRSGLWASAVTGTRSGTVGEPFAEDVRIRDEGAAIASRLSPGSHAEAFYRDLSESGARTIEQQRDRDVVDFREW, encoded by the coding sequence ATGTCAGACCTTGGCGAAGTGCTGCGCGCGGCTCGTGGTCGACTCGGAATCGATCAATCCGAGCTCGGGAGGCGCGTTGGCGTAGGCCAGCAGGCAGTCAGTCGCTGGGAGAGCGGAGGAAGTCGGCCTCGCCGTCCATTGGCTGAGAAGTTGGCCAATGCCCTCAACCTGCGCCTCGCGGACATCCTCGAGGCGGCTGGCTACAGTTCCACCCCTTCGGCGGAGACAATGGCAATCCCCGTGCGACCTATGCTGCGCACTTTACCTTTCCACGAGCTGAGTGCGGAGCGCTTTGAGGACGCTTGCGCTGAGGTTCTCGGATACCTACATCCGGAAGGTCACGCATCACGGTTCGGCGGGACTGGTGAGAAGCAAGATGGCATCGATCTTCTCGTCGACGGCGAGCTGAGCGTCAAAGGGCAATGCAAGCGTCATCGTCAATTCGGCCCCAAGCAGGTCCGAGATGCAATCGCTGCGGTCGACGTGCCTGCGGCCATCAACTACCTATTCCTCTCGCGCACAACAGCTTCTGCGGCCGCTCGCAAAGAAATCGCAAAAGTGCCCGCCTGGCAGCTGTGGGATGGCGAGGACCTGTCTCGTTGGGTGCGGTCCAATTTGTTCGTCAACTCGCCGGAATCCGCGATACGCTTCGTCGAGACCTACTTCCCGAACCACCGGGAGTCGTTCCTCGGGGTTCCTGAGCCGAGTTCATGGCAGACCCCAGACCAGTTCTTCGCCACCTTCACTGGAACAAGTGGGTTCAACCACGATTGGGCACTCGTTGGACGCTCGAGTGAACTCGCATCGCTCCGCGACGAGATTGGAAGCGGTGTGGTGCCTGTCTCGGTTCTCGTCGGGCGAGGCGGGATTGGCAAGACGCGGTTGATCCGGGAGGTTGCCGCCGCCCTAGAAGCAGACCATTGGCAAGTGCGGATACTCCCTGCAGGCGCCGTGCCGACAGCTCACGACTACGAGCTTCTCCCCGCCAGCGGCAACTTCCTCATAGTCATCGACGACGCTCACGATCGAAACGACTGCGCGAATGTCGTTGCGCGCATCTGCGACCGGAACGACAGCGCGAAGGTTCTGATCGCGACCCGTCCTTACGGCAGGCCCGAACTTGCTGCCCAGTTCGCACGAATATCCATGCGCCTATCTGACCTCCACACCGTCGAGTTGGGCGACCTGACGCAATCGGCGGCCGTTGAGCTCGCGCAGCAGGCCCTCGGACCAGATAACGAGATCTTGGCCGAGCGTCTTGCCTCTATATCGCGCGACTGTCCGCTCGTCACTACAGTCGGCGGGTTCCTAATCCGCATCAGGTCCCTGGACCCGATGCTGTTGGAGCAGGACGAAGACATCAGGTCAGAGGTCCTCTTGAAATTCAAGGACATTCTTGTTCGAACCAGCGGGGTCGCTGACCCAGAGGCTCGCAGCGAGGTGCTCAGCTGCATCGCTGCGCTCCAACCCTTCCGAATCGGCAATGACGGGTTCAGGGTGGCACTTGAGTCTCTGATCGGCCGGCCGTTCGACCGGCTACTCCCTCACTTGGTCGCTCTTGAGGAATCGGGGGCTCTTCTGCGCCGAGGCGACAGTCTTCGTATCGTGCCCGACCTCTTGGGTGATGTGATCCTCGTCGACGCGGCGATCGACCGCGGCTCGGGCACAGACAGCGGATTTCTTAAGCGCGTATATGAAGCAACGACCGGTGACGCATTGACGAACGCGTTCGTGAACACGGCACGGGTAGACTGGCAGATCGATCGACGAATCGTCCGCCTTAGCGCGCGCTTCTGGGATGCGCTGCTGGCCGAGATCAGCAGCTATGCCAGCGTCGCCGCCTACAGCCAGCTGCTCAGCGTGCTGAAGCGGGTGGCGCAGTATCAGCCGTCGCGCACGATCAAAGCTGTGAACGAAATCCTCCGCCATCCCGTTGAGAGCGACGAGCCGTCTGTAAGCGACGGCTGGCATTGGCATACAACCTGGTCAGATGTTCTCGTAGCTATACCGGACGTGCTCAAACCGACCGCCTACTCCCTCGATCACATCCGTGACGCTTGCGAGATTCTTTGGAAGCTAGCGCAGTCGGATCGACGTGCGACACATCAACACCCCAGCCACCCCCTCCGGGTTCTCCAAGAACTCGCCGGATATGACGTCTCAAAACCAGTAGCATTCAACCGAACAATGCTCGACATGGCGGTCTCATGGTCGGAGGGCACTCCTTCAATCTCGCCACTGTCTCCAATCAAAGCGATCGTTGAGACCGAGGGACATTCCACGACATTCCGCGACCATGCACTGCACTTCCACCCGTTCTCACTAAATCAGGATGTCGTGCGCCCGATTAGGCAGTCAGCAATGGATCTAGCGTTCCGCGAGCTCTGCCACCCTGACACGTGGCGTGGGATAGCGGCTGCGAAGTTCATCGGATCGGCTATCAGGTACCCGCAAGGAGCATTCGGGCGACAGGTGAGCCTCGACGAGCGACACTCTTGGGATGACAATTTCGTGGCAACAGTAGACGGGGTGGCACAAGCTATGTCGAGCGCGGACCTCGATCCCGCGGTCGTTGTAGCGCTGATGGAGGCGTTGCACTGGCATGCTGACTACGGAGCTGGGGTGGTCCATGACGCTGCCGAAGCGGCCCTCCTTCTGCTACCCACGTCCCTATCGTTTGAGGTCGCGTTGATGGTCCACGATGGGTGGGGGCACCTCCTACGAGAACGTGACATGACGTTCGGGGAGCATCAGCAAGTCACCGCGGAGATGCTCACACGAATCTCCCGTCGGGTACTCGATGAATGCAACGACGGCCAAGCCGTGGATCTCGTCTTGGAGCGACTCGCTGTCGAGCGCTCGGATCCCGATCGAGATTCGACTGGCGCGAACCGCCTGATCTCGGAGATGGCTCAACAGCGACCAAGTATCCTCCCCGAGATTGCGACGAGGGCAGTGGCATCAGATGATCCAAGCCTAATCAGTCTTATTCCAACAATGATCGATATGTCGGGCAGGCTACAGCCTGAACGACTGATCCATAGCTATCGGCGCTTGGCCGAAGCCGATCACGTCGCCGTCCGCGTCTCAGCCGCTTGTGGTTTGGCGACACGCACTCGTCACGACCACCCACTCGCGCCCGACGAACTCGAGATTCTCCACAGATTGGCCAGACACGACGATCCGTCCGTGAGACTGGCGGTTGTCCACGCCGCCGCATCACTAGCCAGTTCCGACCTCGCGTCGGCCAGCAGCTTGCTCTGCAACGTTCCGTTCGCGGACTCCTCGGTGGTCTCCCACCGGGTTCTGTCGTATCTCACTTGGGAATCCGGCGAACTGACCTGGTCCGCACTCACTCCAGAGGTAAAGGAGTCGATCTTGGTCGAAGTAAGTCGGATGGTCTCCTTCGATGGCCACGAGATCGAGGAATTTCTTCGACACAGATCCGCAGAAGATCCGCGTCGGATCCTTCGGATGTTGCAAGGCCGAATTGAGTTGGCGGAGCGGGAGGACGCTCCCCTGGGATACCAACCTGTCCCGATTCTCTGGAATGACTCGCTCGACCTGCGACGCGATCCTGCCTTCTTGGAGTACCTGACGGAGGTCCTGAGTTGGATTGGTTCAGGCGAGGCTTGGCAGCGTCGGCATATGGGCAAGGAACTGTTCGCCGCGGCGGCAGGATCTTTCGATGATACGGTTCTTTCTCTGTTGCTCAAGCTCGTCCAAACCGGAACATCCGAGGATTGTGCGACAATCGCGGAAGTACTCTCAGCTGCAGCTCCCAGCATGGTCTTCGACCAGATCGATATGGTTTCAGAATTGCTCGACGCTGCTGCTCGTCTTGGCTCTCAGTCGCTACAGCGAATGAGAAGCGGCCTGTGGGCGTCCGCAGTCACCGGCACCCGATCAGGCACGGTCGGCGAGCCATTCGCTGAAGATGTTCGCATTCGTGACGAAGGAGCAGCCATTGCATCGCGGTTGTCCCCCGGCTCACATGCGGAGGCGTTTTACCGAGATCTGAGCGAGTCGGGAGCCCGAACCATCGAGCAGCAGCGCGATCGTGACGTGGTCGATTTCCGCGAATGGTAA